One stretch of Streptomyces sp. 135 DNA includes these proteins:
- the recG gene encoding ATP-dependent DNA helicase RecG has protein sequence MDLVPALDEPLKKVVGPATAKVMAEHLDLHTVGDLLHHYPRRYAERGELTRLAELPLDEHVTVVAQVASARILKFNGGRGQRLEVTITDGSGQVQLVFFGRGIHKPHKDLLPGTRAMFAGKVSVFNRKMQLAHPAYELLRAEGDQVGEAVGNWAGALLPIYPATAKLESWKIAKSVDMVLPSAQEAVDPLPPSLRDGRALIPLPEALLKIHRPHSKADIAAARDRLKWDEAFVLQVALARRRYADAQLPAVARRPKQGGLLDAFDAKLPFTLTEGQEKVSKEIFDDLATEHPMHRLLQGEVGSGKTMVALRAMLAVVDAGGQAAMLAPTEVLAQQHHRSIVEMMGELAEGGMLGGAEQATKVTLLTGSMGTAGRRQALLDLVTGEAGIVIGTHALIEDKVQFHDLGLVVVDEQHRFGVEQRDALRGKGKQPPHLLVMTATPIPRTVAMTVFGDLETSVLDQLPAGRSPIASHVVPAQDKPHFLARAWERVREEVEKGHQAYVVCPRIGDDIDEPAAPKKGAKKKSAEEKAEEAATAEKRPPLAVLEVAEQLARGPLSGLKVEVLHGRMQPDDKDAVMRRFAAGETQVLVATTVIEVGVNVPNATAMVIMDADRFGVSQLHQLRGRVGRGSAPGLCLLVTDMPEASPARARLGAVAATLDGFELSRIDLEQRREGDVLGQAQSGVRSSLRMLAVIDDEEIIAAAREEAVQVVAADPDLERLPELRTALDALLDAEREQYLDKG, from the coding sequence ATGGATCTCGTGCCTGCGCTCGATGAACCCCTGAAGAAAGTGGTCGGACCCGCCACCGCGAAGGTGATGGCCGAGCACCTCGACCTGCACACGGTCGGCGACCTCCTGCACCACTACCCGCGGCGGTATGCCGAGCGGGGCGAGCTCACCCGCCTCGCCGAGCTCCCGCTGGACGAGCACGTCACGGTGGTCGCCCAGGTCGCGAGCGCACGCATCCTCAAGTTCAACGGCGGCCGGGGCCAGCGCCTCGAGGTCACCATCACCGACGGCAGCGGCCAGGTCCAGCTCGTCTTCTTCGGCCGCGGCATCCACAAGCCCCACAAGGACCTGCTCCCGGGCACCCGCGCGATGTTCGCGGGCAAGGTCTCGGTCTTCAACCGCAAGATGCAGCTGGCCCATCCCGCGTACGAGCTGCTGCGTGCCGAGGGCGACCAGGTCGGCGAGGCCGTCGGCAACTGGGCCGGTGCCCTCCTGCCCATCTACCCGGCCACCGCCAAGCTGGAGTCCTGGAAGATCGCCAAGTCGGTCGACATGGTCCTGCCCAGCGCCCAGGAGGCCGTCGACCCGCTGCCGCCCTCCCTGCGCGACGGCCGCGCCCTCATCCCGCTCCCGGAAGCGCTCCTGAAGATCCACCGGCCGCACTCCAAGGCGGACATCGCCGCCGCCCGCGACCGCCTGAAGTGGGACGAGGCCTTCGTCCTCCAGGTAGCCCTCGCCAGGCGGCGGTACGCGGACGCGCAACTGCCCGCCGTGGCCCGCAGGCCCAAGCAGGGTGGCCTCCTCGACGCCTTCGACGCCAAACTGCCCTTCACCCTCACCGAGGGCCAGGAGAAGGTCTCCAAGGAGATCTTCGACGACCTCGCCACAGAACACCCGATGCACCGGCTCCTCCAGGGGGAGGTCGGTTCCGGGAAGACGATGGTGGCCCTGCGCGCCATGCTCGCCGTCGTGGACGCGGGCGGGCAGGCCGCGATGCTCGCGCCCACCGAAGTCCTCGCGCAGCAGCACCACCGCTCCATCGTCGAGATGATGGGCGAGCTGGCCGAGGGCGGCATGTTGGGCGGCGCCGAGCAGGCCACCAAGGTCACGCTGCTCACCGGGTCCATGGGGACCGCCGGCCGCCGCCAGGCCCTGCTCGACCTGGTCACCGGCGAGGCCGGCATCGTCATCGGCACCCACGCCCTGATCGAGGACAAGGTGCAGTTCCACGACCTCGGCCTGGTCGTCGTGGACGAACAGCACCGCTTCGGCGTGGAGCAGCGCGACGCCCTGCGCGGCAAGGGCAAGCAGCCCCCGCACCTGCTGGTCATGACGGCCACGCCCATTCCCCGCACGGTCGCGATGACGGTCTTCGGCGACCTGGAGACCTCCGTCCTGGACCAGCTCCCCGCCGGGCGCTCGCCGATCGCCAGCCATGTCGTGCCCGCCCAGGACAAGCCGCACTTCCTCGCCCGCGCGTGGGAGCGCGTGCGCGAAGAGGTGGAGAAGGGGCATCAGGCGTACGTGGTCTGTCCCCGCATCGGCGACGACATCGACGAACCGGCCGCCCCCAAGAAGGGCGCCAAGAAGAAGTCCGCCGAGGAGAAGGCCGAGGAGGCGGCCACCGCCGAGAAGCGGCCGCCGCTCGCCGTCCTGGAGGTCGCCGAGCAGCTCGCGCGCGGCCCTCTGAGCGGCCTGAAGGTGGAAGTCCTGCACGGGCGCATGCAGCCCGACGACAAGGACGCCGTGATGCGCCGCTTCGCCGCGGGCGAGACACAGGTCCTGGTCGCGACGACGGTCATCGAGGTCGGGGTCAACGTCCCGAACGCCACCGCCATGGTGATCATGGACGCGGACCGCTTCGGCGTCTCCCAGCTGCACCAGCTCCGCGGCCGCGTCGGCCGCGGTTCGGCCCCTGGCCTCTGCCTCCTGGTCACCGACATGCCCGAGGCCAGCCCCGCCCGCGCCCGCCTCGGCGCCGTCGCCGCCACGCTCGACGGCTTCGAGCTCTCCCGCATCGACCTGGAGCAGCGCCGCGAGGGCGACGTGCTCGGCCAGGCCCAGTCCGGCGTCCGCTCCTCCTTGCGCATGCTCGCGGTCATCGACGACGAGGAGATCATCGCCGCCGCCCGCGAGGAGGCGGTCCAGGTCGTCGCCGCGGACCCGGACCTGGAGCGCCTGCCGGAGCTGCGCACCGCCCTCGACGCCCTGCTCGACGCCGAGCGCGAGCAGTACCTCGACAAGGGGTGA
- the rsmD gene encoding 16S rRNA (guanine(966)-N(2))-methyltransferase RsmD, with the protein MEAAHPSARRNQMTRVIAGTAGGRRLAVPPGNGTRPTSDRAREGLFSTWQALQGTLDGARVLDLYAGSGAVGLEALSRGAAHTLLVEADARAARTIRENVRAVGLPGAEVRAGKAAQIIRQGAPPTPYDLVFLDPPYAVTDDDLREILLTLRSEGWLTDEALVTVERSTRGGEFGWPEGFELLRSRRYGEGTFWYGRAASTCDDSVIAP; encoded by the coding sequence GTGGAGGCAGCTCACCCATCGGCCAGAAGGAATCAGATGACCCGCGTGATCGCCGGTACGGCCGGCGGACGCCGTCTCGCCGTCCCGCCGGGCAACGGCACCCGCCCCACGTCCGACCGCGCGCGCGAGGGCCTCTTCTCCACCTGGCAGGCCCTCCAGGGCACGCTCGACGGGGCGCGTGTGCTCGACCTGTACGCGGGCTCCGGCGCCGTCGGCCTGGAGGCCCTCTCCCGGGGCGCGGCGCACACGCTGCTCGTCGAGGCCGACGCCAGAGCGGCCCGCACCATCAGGGAGAACGTGCGGGCGGTCGGTCTGCCCGGCGCCGAGGTGAGAGCGGGCAAAGCCGCCCAGATCATCCGGCAAGGGGCGCCCCCCACCCCGTATGACCTCGTCTTTCTCGATCCTCCGTACGCCGTAACGGATGACGATCTTCGGGAGATACTGCTCACACTCCGCTCGGAGGGCTGGCTCACGGACGAAGCGCTCGTCACCGTTGAACGCAGTACAAGAGGCGGAGAATTCGGTTGGCCGGAGGGTTTTGAGCTCCTCAGGTCCCGTCGCTACGGCGAAGGGACGTTTTGGTACGGTCGCGCCGCCTCTACGTGCGACGACTCAGTGATCGCGCCATGA
- a CDS encoding cell division initiation protein, which produces MDVQKKIDEIVQAVGSARSMPMSASCVVNRADLLSMLEEVRQALPGSLAQAQELIGGREQLVEQARQEAERIIASAHAERGSLISDTEVARRSQGEADRILAEARQAAEEIRAEADDYVDGKLANFEVVLTKTLGSVGRGREKLLGTGPGLDENGYEDDDAPERSHDPETLRRNADAYVDAKLGAFEAVLAKTLEAVGRGRQTLHGRAPADELGSLGDGVTTQGHTTDAEYLADLAAPAPAQQPPAPQQPPQAPPIPAQQPYAPQPPQQQPDPYGYQQQDQYAYQQPYGQQDPYAYQAQHQHQDQQHQYGYAQQGRQGYEQPQQPPYEAPPALEETSLFDTTMISAEQLRQYEQGRQ; this is translated from the coding sequence GTGGACGTGCAGAAGAAGATCGACGAGATCGTCCAGGCGGTCGGCAGCGCCCGGTCCATGCCCATGTCGGCTTCGTGCGTGGTCAACCGCGCCGATCTGCTCTCGATGCTCGAAGAGGTGCGCCAGGCCCTGCCCGGCTCCCTCGCCCAGGCCCAGGAGCTGATCGGCGGCCGCGAGCAGCTGGTCGAGCAGGCCCGCCAGGAGGCGGAGCGGATCATCGCGAGCGCGCACGCCGAGCGCGGCTCCCTGATCTCCGACACGGAGGTCGCCCGCCGCTCGCAGGGCGAGGCCGACCGCATCCTCGCCGAGGCCCGCCAGGCCGCCGAGGAGATCCGCGCCGAGGCCGACGACTACGTGGACGGCAAGCTCGCCAACTTCGAGGTCGTCCTCACCAAGACCCTCGGCTCGGTCGGCCGCGGCCGCGAGAAGCTCCTCGGCACCGGCCCGGGCCTCGACGAGAACGGGTACGAGGACGACGACGCCCCCGAGCGCAGCCACGACCCCGAGACCCTGCGCCGCAACGCCGACGCGTACGTCGACGCCAAGCTCGGCGCCTTCGAGGCGGTCCTCGCCAAGACCCTGGAGGCGGTCGGCCGCGGCCGCCAGACCCTGCACGGCCGGGCCCCCGCCGACGAGCTCGGCAGCCTCGGCGACGGTGTCACCACGCAGGGGCACACCACCGACGCCGAGTACCTCGCGGACCTCGCCGCCCCGGCCCCGGCCCAGCAGCCGCCCGCCCCGCAGCAGCCGCCCCAGGCCCCGCCGATCCCGGCCCAGCAGCCCTACGCGCCTCAGCCGCCCCAGCAGCAGCCCGACCCGTACGGGTACCAGCAGCAGGACCAGTACGCGTACCAGCAGCCGTACGGCCAGCAGGACCCCTACGCGTACCAGGCCCAGCACCAGCACCAGGACCAGCAGCATCAGTACGGATACGCGCAGCAAGGCCGGCAAGGATACGAACAGCCCCAGCAGCCCCCGTACGAGGCGCCCCCGGCCCTGGAGGAGACCAGCCTCTTCGACACGACCATGATCAGTGCCGAGCAGCTGCGCCAGTACGAGCAGGGGCGGCAGTAG
- a CDS encoding DUF3515 domain-containing protein, whose translation MNIPRLRRRCLIGTSALALSITTAACSATDDQASVVVPSPEAKAAGLCRDLHAQLPRKVDGLERSDPGPKSELTAGWGDPAIILRCGVERPPEMIDPEYAGKNGVRVNGVAWLLQKRDDGSYVFTTGARLAYVEVTLPEERTGDGLSPLTDFAAPIKKTIPKGIA comes from the coding sequence GTGAACATCCCTCGTCTCCGGCGCCGCTGCCTCATCGGTACGTCCGCGCTCGCCCTGTCGATCACGACAGCGGCCTGCTCAGCTACGGACGACCAGGCGTCGGTGGTGGTTCCGTCCCCGGAGGCGAAGGCCGCGGGGCTCTGCCGGGACCTGCACGCGCAGCTCCCTCGGAAGGTCGACGGGCTGGAGCGCAGCGACCCCGGGCCGAAGTCCGAGTTGACCGCCGGATGGGGAGACCCGGCGATCATACTGCGCTGCGGTGTGGAGCGGCCCCCCGAGATGATCGATCCCGAGTACGCGGGGAAGAACGGCGTGCGGGTGAACGGCGTCGCCTGGCTGCTCCAGAAGCGCGACGACGGGTCGTACGTCTTCACCACGGGGGCGCGTCTCGCCTACGTCGAGGTGACGCTGCCCGAGGAGCGGACGGGGGACGGCCTCAGCCCGCTCACGGACTTCGCCGCCCCCATCAAGAAGACCATCCCCAAGGGGATCGCCTGA
- the thiD gene encoding bifunctional hydroxymethylpyrimidine kinase/phosphomethylpyrimidine kinase: MSAPPRVLTVAGSDSGGGAGIQADLKTMLALGTHGMSVVTAVTAQNSLGVQGFWELPADAVRAQYRSVVDDIGVQAVKTGMLASAELVETVAELLAGTDAPAVVDPVGVSKHGDSLLAASALDSVRTKLLPAATLATPNLDEVAQLTGVEVTSEDGMRRAAAAVLAYGPRWVLIKGGHLRGDAVDLLTDGSEEHVLRAPRHDNRHTHGTGCTLASAIAAQLAKGQDVPTAVAAAKEYVTGAIAAGFALGGGIGPVDHGWRFREA, from the coding sequence GTGAGCGCGCCGCCACGGGTGCTCACCGTCGCCGGCTCCGACTCCGGAGGCGGCGCGGGCATCCAGGCCGACCTGAAGACGATGCTCGCCCTCGGCACGCACGGCATGAGCGTCGTCACGGCCGTCACCGCGCAGAACTCCCTGGGCGTGCAGGGCTTTTGGGAGCTACCGGCGGACGCCGTGCGGGCCCAGTACCGCAGTGTCGTCGACGACATCGGCGTACAGGCCGTGAAGACCGGCATGCTCGCCTCGGCCGAACTCGTCGAGACGGTCGCGGAGTTGCTCGCGGGCACGGACGCGCCCGCCGTCGTCGACCCGGTCGGCGTCTCCAAGCACGGCGACTCGCTGCTCGCCGCGTCCGCCCTGGACTCGGTCCGCACGAAGCTGCTGCCGGCCGCCACCCTCGCCACGCCCAACCTCGACGAGGTGGCCCAGCTCACCGGCGTCGAGGTCACGTCGGAGGACGGCATGCGCCGCGCGGCCGCCGCCGTCCTCGCGTACGGACCGCGGTGGGTGCTCATCAAGGGCGGTCATCTCCGGGGCGACGCGGTGGACCTGCTCACCGACGGCTCCGAGGAGCATGTGCTGCGCGCCCCGCGCCACGACAACCGCCACACGCACGGCACCGGCTGCACCCTCGCCAGCGCCATCGCGGCGCAGCTCGCCAAGGGGCAGGACGTCCCGACGGCCGTGGCGGCGGCCAAGGAGTACGTGACGGGGGCGATCGCCGCGGGGTTCGCGCTCGGCGGCGGGATCGGGCCGGTGGATCACGGCTGGCGGTTCCGGGAGGCGTAG
- the rpmB gene encoding 50S ribosomal protein L28 codes for MAANCDVCGKGPGFGNNISHSHRRTPRRWNPNIQRVRAVVSGTPKRLNACTSCIKAGKVSR; via the coding sequence GTGGCTGCCAACTGCGACGTCTGCGGCAAGGGGCCGGGCTTCGGCAACAACATCTCGCACTCGCACCGCCGTACGCCCCGTCGCTGGAACCCGAACATCCAGCGTGTGCGTGCCGTGGTGAGCGGGACGCCGAAGCGCCTCAACGCCTGCACCTCGTGCATCAAGGCCGGCAAGGTCTCGCGCTGA
- the coaD gene encoding pantetheine-phosphate adenylyltransferase, with the protein MRRAVCPGSFDPITNGHLDIIARASKLYDVVHVAVMINQSKKGLFEIEERIELIRQVTADFGNVEVESFHGLLVDFCKQRDIPAIVKGLRAVSDFDYELQMAQMNNGLSGVETLFVPTNPTYSFLSSSLVKEVAAWGGDVAHLLPPVVHEALVERLGKK; encoded by the coding sequence TTGCGCCGCGCCGTCTGTCCGGGGTCGTTCGACCCCATCACCAATGGACACCTCGACATCATCGCCCGCGCCTCCAAGCTGTACGACGTGGTGCACGTCGCGGTGATGATCAATCAGTCGAAGAAGGGCCTGTTCGAGATCGAGGAGCGGATAGAGCTGATCCGCCAGGTCACCGCCGACTTCGGCAACGTCGAGGTCGAGTCCTTCCACGGCCTCCTCGTCGACTTCTGCAAGCAGCGCGACATCCCCGCCATCGTGAAGGGCCTGCGCGCGGTCAGCGACTTCGACTACGAACTCCAGATGGCCCAGATGAACAACGGCCTCTCGGGCGTCGAGACCCTGTTCGTGCCCACCAACCCCACCTACAGCTTCCTCTCCTCCTCGCTGGTCAAGGAGGTCGCCGCCTGGGGCGGCGACGTGGCGCACCTGCTGCCGCCGGTGGTCCACGAGGCCCTGGTCGAACGCCTGGGCAAGAAGTGA
- a CDS encoding thiamine-phosphate kinase produces the protein MKGTVGELGEFGLIRELTSRLTSTPAVRLGPGDDAAVVSAPDRRVVASTDILLEGRHFRRDWSTAYDVGRKAAAQNLADIAAMGAVPTALLLGLVVPAELPASWPTELMDGLRDECQVAGAAVVGGDVVRGDTITVAITALGDLRNHEPVTRSGAKTGDVVAVTGWLGWSAAGHAVLSRGFRSPRAFVEAHRRPEPPYHAGPAAAGLGATSMTDVSDGLIADLGHIAESSKVRIDIRSGDVDVPTQMNDIGQAVGVDPLQWVLNGGEDHAIVATFPPDVKLPARWKVIGEVLNPSALPQVTVDGAPWTSKGWDHFGDNGDAE, from the coding sequence GTGAAGGGAACCGTGGGCGAGTTGGGGGAGTTCGGGCTCATCAGAGAGCTCACCTCGCGGCTCACCTCCACTCCGGCCGTACGGCTCGGCCCTGGCGACGACGCCGCGGTCGTGTCCGCTCCGGACCGCAGGGTCGTGGCGAGCACCGACATCCTCCTGGAAGGGCGGCACTTCCGCCGCGACTGGTCCACCGCCTACGACGTGGGCCGCAAGGCCGCCGCCCAGAACCTCGCCGACATCGCGGCCATGGGCGCCGTGCCGACCGCGCTCCTGCTCGGCCTGGTGGTCCCCGCCGAACTGCCCGCCAGCTGGCCCACCGAGCTGATGGACGGCCTGCGCGACGAGTGCCAGGTCGCGGGCGCCGCCGTGGTGGGCGGCGACGTCGTCCGCGGCGACACCATCACCGTCGCGATCACCGCCCTCGGCGACCTGCGCAACCACGAGCCGGTCACGCGCTCGGGCGCCAAGACCGGCGATGTCGTCGCCGTCACCGGCTGGCTCGGCTGGTCCGCCGCCGGGCACGCGGTGCTCTCCCGGGGCTTCCGCTCGCCGCGCGCCTTCGTGGAGGCCCACCGCAGGCCCGAGCCGCCCTACCACGCGGGTCCCGCGGCCGCCGGGCTCGGCGCGACCTCCATGACGGACGTGAGCGACGGGCTCATCGCGGACCTCGGCCACATCGCCGAGTCCAGCAAGGTACGCATCGACATCCGCTCCGGAGACGTCGACGTGCCCACGCAGATGAACGACATCGGCCAGGCCGTCGGCGTCGACCCGCTCCAGTGGGTGCTCAACGGCGGCGAGGACCACGCGATCGTGGCGACGTTCCCGCCGGACGTGAAGCTGCCGGCCCGCTGGAAGGTCATCGGCGAGGTCCTCAACCCCTCGGCGCTGCCCCAGGTGACCGTGGACGGCGCACCCTGGACCAGCAAGGGCTGGGACCACTTCGGGGACAACGGAGACGCGGAGTGA
- a CDS encoding Lrp/AsnC ligand binding domain-containing protein, translated as MVQAYILIQTEVGKASTVAELIGKIPGVIQAEDVTGPYDVIVRAQADTVDELGRMVVAKVQQVDGITRTLTCPVVHL; from the coding sequence GTGGTACAGGCGTACATCCTGATCCAAACAGAGGTCGGCAAGGCCTCGACCGTCGCCGAGCTGATCGGCAAGATCCCCGGCGTGATCCAGGCCGAGGACGTGACCGGTCCCTACGATGTCATCGTGCGCGCCCAGGCGGACACGGTGGACGAGCTCGGCCGCATGGTGGTCGCCAAGGTCCAGCAAGTGGACGGCATCACCCGAACCCTGACCTGCCCGGTCGTGCACTTGTAG
- a CDS encoding DAK2 domain-containing protein: MPQNLDAVAVRAWCRLALDALGRAREEIDSINVYPVADGDTGTNLYLTVESASQAVDAAFTGHDPALPSLAETVRAMAHGALIGARGNSGTILSQLFRGMAQILGGPEGDERAETHDTDHTAHTAHTDHADHADGHVLELALRRAAESAYEAVAHPVEGTVLTVATAAAKAAGAAGSTDCGTVARAAYDGACVALDATPGQLAVLGRAGVVDAGGRGLVAVLGALVRALSGETLSHKAADGLHARVEAAECEELPADGGGPAFEVIYLLEADDSAVARLRARLDRLGDSLVVVGGDGLWNVHVHVDDAGAAVEAGVEAGRPHRIRITHFGVGDAHTTAQPPRERTQRAIVAVVPGEGLAGLYAEAGATTVPTRVGEPPASGELVDAIRRAHAREVVLLPNDAELRHTAAAAAEQARTEGVRVALIPTRSAVQGIAALAVHAPDRRFDEDVVAMTSAAGATRYGELAVAERQSWTMAGICQAGDVLGLIDGDVAVIGSEVAPTAASVLDRMLSAGGEMVTLVLGESVPDAVAERLEKHVRETYLAVDTVIYRGGRQSALMLIGVE; encoded by the coding sequence GTGCCGCAGAACCTCGACGCGGTCGCGGTGCGCGCCTGGTGCCGACTGGCTCTGGACGCCCTCGGCAGGGCCCGCGAGGAGATCGACTCCATCAACGTCTATCCGGTCGCGGACGGGGACACCGGCACGAACCTGTATCTGACGGTGGAGTCGGCGTCCCAGGCGGTCGACGCGGCCTTCACGGGCCACGACCCTGCCCTGCCCTCTCTGGCGGAGACCGTGCGCGCGATGGCGCACGGCGCCCTCATCGGGGCCCGCGGGAACTCGGGCACGATCCTTTCCCAGCTGTTCAGGGGCATGGCCCAGATCCTCGGCGGCCCCGAAGGCGACGAGCGCGCGGAGACCCATGACACGGATCACACCGCTCACACCGCTCACACCGATCACGCCGATCACGCCGACGGGCACGTCCTGGAGCTCGCCCTGCGCCGGGCAGCCGAGTCCGCGTACGAGGCGGTCGCGCACCCGGTGGAAGGCACCGTCCTGACGGTGGCGACCGCGGCGGCGAAGGCGGCGGGCGCGGCGGGCAGCACCGACTGCGGGACGGTGGCCAGGGCGGCGTACGACGGCGCCTGCGTGGCCCTGGACGCGACGCCGGGGCAGCTCGCCGTGCTGGGGCGCGCGGGAGTCGTGGACGCGGGCGGGCGCGGTCTCGTCGCCGTGCTGGGCGCTCTGGTGCGGGCCCTGTCCGGCGAGACGCTGTCGCACAAGGCCGCAGACGGCCTCCACGCGCGCGTGGAGGCCGCCGAGTGCGAGGAGCTGCCGGCCGACGGCGGCGGACCGGCGTTCGAGGTGATCTACCTCCTGGAAGCCGACGACAGCGCGGTCGCACGGCTGCGCGCCCGGCTCGACCGGCTCGGCGACTCCCTCGTCGTGGTCGGCGGCGACGGGCTCTGGAACGTCCACGTCCATGTCGACGACGCGGGCGCGGCCGTCGAGGCGGGCGTGGAGGCCGGCCGCCCGCACCGCATCCGCATCACCCACTTCGGCGTGGGCGACGCGCACACCACCGCGCAGCCGCCCCGGGAGCGTACGCAGCGGGCCATCGTCGCCGTCGTGCCCGGCGAGGGCCTCGCCGGGCTCTACGCCGAGGCCGGGGCGACCACCGTGCCCACGCGCGTGGGGGAGCCGCCCGCGAGCGGCGAGCTCGTCGACGCCATCCGGCGGGCCCACGCGCGCGAAGTGGTGCTGCTGCCCAACGACGCCGAGCTGCGCCACACCGCGGCCGCCGCGGCGGAACAGGCCAGGACCGAAGGCGTGCGCGTCGCCCTGATCCCCACCCGCTCCGCGGTCCAGGGCATCGCCGCCCTCGCCGTGCACGCGCCGGACCGCCGCTTCGACGAGGACGTCGTCGCCATGACGTCGGCGGCCGGCGCGACCCGCTACGGCGAACTGGCCGTCGCCGAGCGGCAGTCCTGGACCATGGCGGGCATCTGCCAGGCGGGCGACGTCCTCGGCCTGATCGACGGCGATGTCGCGGTGATCGGCTCGGAGGTCGCCCCCACCGCCGCCTCGGTCCTGGACCGCATGCTGTCGGCGGGCGGCGAGATGGTCACGCTCGTGCTCGGCGAATCCGTGCCCGACGCCGTCGCCGAGCGGCTGGAGAAGCACGTGCGCGAGACGTACCTGGCCGTCGACACGGTCATCTACCGGGGCGGCCGCCAGTCCGCGCTGATGCTGATCGGTGTCGAGTAG
- a CDS encoding D-alanine--D-alanine ligase family protein, protein MSSENLPLSPEASPAASSESSPESSSGQQLRKPRVAVVFGGRSSEHGISVVTAGAILSAIDRTRYDVLPIGITTDGRWALTADEPERMAITDRKMPNVAEIADSVDGGVLLPVDPGNREVVYSEPGSVPKVLGDVDVVFPMLHGPYGEDGTIQGLLELSGVPYVGSGVLASAVGQDKDYMKRIFTSFGLEVGPYLVIRPREWRQDEAGARQRIAEFAGEHGWPLFIKPARAGSSIGITKVDSFEGLDEAIAEAQRHDPKILVEALLRGREIECGVLEFEDGPRASVPAEIPPVQSHDYYDFEAKYIDSTPGIVPAPLTPEQTEEIQRLAVEAFEAASCEGLVRADFFLTEDGRFVINEINTMPGFTPISMYPQMWEKSGVSYAELVDRLIQAALNRSTDLR, encoded by the coding sequence ATGAGCAGCGAGAACCTCCCCCTGAGCCCTGAAGCGAGCCCTGCGGCGAGCTCCGAGTCGAGCCCCGAGTCGAGCTCCGGGCAGCAGCTCCGCAAGCCGCGCGTGGCCGTCGTGTTCGGCGGCCGCAGCTCGGAGCACGGCATCTCCGTCGTCACGGCCGGCGCGATCCTGAGCGCCATCGACCGCACCAGGTACGACGTCCTGCCCATCGGCATCACCACCGACGGCCGTTGGGCGCTGACGGCGGACGAGCCGGAGCGGATGGCCATCACCGACCGCAAGATGCCGAACGTCGCCGAGATCGCCGACTCCGTGGACGGCGGCGTGCTCCTGCCGGTCGACCCGGGCAACCGCGAGGTCGTCTACAGCGAGCCCGGCTCCGTGCCCAAGGTGCTCGGCGACGTCGACGTCGTCTTCCCGATGCTGCACGGCCCCTACGGAGAGGACGGCACCATCCAGGGGCTGCTCGAACTCTCCGGAGTGCCCTACGTCGGCTCCGGGGTCCTCGCCTCGGCCGTCGGCCAGGACAAGGACTACATGAAGCGCATCTTCACGTCCTTCGGGCTGGAGGTCGGCCCCTACCTGGTGATCCGCCCGCGCGAGTGGCGCCAGGACGAGGCGGGCGCCCGGCAGCGCATCGCGGAGTTCGCGGGCGAGCACGGCTGGCCGCTGTTCATCAAGCCCGCGCGCGCGGGCTCCTCGATCGGCATCACGAAGGTCGACTCCTTCGAAGGCCTCGACGAGGCGATCGCCGAGGCCCAGCGCCACGACCCCAAGATCCTCGTCGAGGCGCTCCTGCGCGGCCGCGAGATCGAGTGCGGCGTCCTGGAGTTCGAGGACGGCCCGCGGGCCAGCGTCCCGGCCGAGATCCCGCCGGTGCAGAGCCACGACTACTACGACTTCGAGGCGAAGTACATCGACTCGACGCCCGGCATCGTGCCCGCGCCGCTGACGCCCGAGCAGACCGAGGAGATCCAGCGGCTCGCGGTCGAGGCCTTCGAGGCGGCGTCCTGCGAGGGCCTGGTGCGCGCGGACTTCTTCCTCACCGAGGACGGCCGGTTCGTGATCAACGAGATCAACACGATGCCCGGCTTCACGCCCATCTCGATGTACCCGCAGATGTGGGAGAAGAGCGGCGTCAGCTACGCGGAGCTGGTCGACCGCCTCATTCAGGCGGCGCTGAACCGCTCGACGGACCTGCGCTAG